Part of the Lujinxingia vulgaris genome is shown below.
GCCGAACTGCTCCACCAGCCTCACTGACGTCGACAGCCCCAGCCCCGTCCCCTCGTCGGGCCCCTTGGTGGTAAAGAAAGGATCAAAGACCCGCGGGAGGTTTTCCCGGGCGATGCCCACCCCGTTATCCTCGATCTCGATGATCACCTGGTCCTCGCGATCCAGGGTGCGCACCACCACTCGCCCCCGTTGCTCATCGTCCTTTTGCGTGACGGCATGGACCGCGTTGAGCAAAAGGTTGAGCAACACCTGCGTCAAGCCCGAGCGCGTCGCCAGCACCTGCCGGCTGCTCGCTCGCTCAAGCTCCATGCGCCCCATGCCCCGAAGGTGAATGCGGGCCATACGCAACGCCAGGTTGAGACTCTCATCGATGGCAACCGGCTCCGCCGGCTGGTCCCGTTTGGGATCCCGCGCCAGAATCCGAAGCTCCCGCACGATATCGCGCATGCGCAGCGCCCCTTCATGGGCGTCGTTTATTGCCGAGAGCGCCTCGGCCACATCCGTCCGCGCAAGACTCACCTGCGCGGCCCCGCTCTCGCACAACGGCCCGAGCATCCCCTGCACAAACTCCATGCTGGCCAGGATGTAGGCCAGCGGGTTGTTGATCTCATGGCCCACCCCGGCGGCCATCGTGCCCACCGCCGCCAGCCTCTCCAGCTTCTCCATCTCCAGCTGGCCGTTGCGGGCCTCGGTAATATCCTGAAGCGTACCGATGACGTGATCGCGACTCGACTCCGAACCCCGCGCCGCATAGACCACCACCCAGCGAAGATCGCAGCTGGCCTCATCGCCGCGATCCACCTGCAAGATCCCCAGCCGGGCGCAGCGCTGATCTTCGAGAAGTGCCCCGAAGATGCGGTCGAGCTCCCCGCGCGAGCTCTCCACAAAACGCCCGATAAACGCCGCCACGCTCAGCTCACCGGGCACCACCCCGAGCTGTTCGGCGCCCCGTTCGTTGATCCACAGGGTTTCGCCGCCGGGTACCCACTCCCACAGCCCCAGATTTGATGCCTCCAGCGCCAGATCGAGACGTTCCTGGCGCTCCAGCAACGCCTCCTTAAGCCCCTGCTCCCGGTCGACCTTCTCCATGAGCTCGCGGCGCGCGCGGCGAAGCTCCAGCTCATCAACCACCACCCCGGCAAGATCGCTGAGCGCGCGGCGCTGCTTGGCGGAGAGCTCCGCGCGAGACTCCGTATCAAACACGCAGATGGTTCCCAGCCGATGCCCCTCCGGGGTCACCAGCGGCGCGCCGGCATAAAAACGAATCTTCGGCTCACCAACCACATTGGGATAATCGGCAAAGCGCTCATCGCTACGCGCATCGGGCACCTCCATCACCTCAGTGCCGCAGATCGCGAACTTACAGAAGGACTCGTCGAGCCCGGTTTCCGCCAGATCGACGCGCAGTCGCGCTTTAAACCACTGCCGCTCCTCGTCCACCAGAGTGATGGTCGATGACGGCGCCCCGCAGATCTGCGCCGCCAGCCGGACCAGCCGATCGAAGGCCTCTTCGGCCTCGGTGTCGAGAATTTCGTAGCGCCGCAACGCCTCAAGTCGCCCCCGTCCCCTGGCGTATGCGTCTGCTTCCTTATGTCCCACGTCTGCCCCTCTTACTGCTGCGGTGACCCCCCGCGAGCCTCCTTAAAGCTTAACGCTAAACATCCTGTCAACCTCTCAATCCTTCACCCCCCGGGCAACTTCCGAGACAACGCCAATCGCGTGACTATCTTCGGCCCGCGAGCCTCTGAGAAGCCGTCTCAACCGATGCCTACGCTCGAGTCTGCTCTCCGAGACCTGATGTCGGCTTCTTCATTCGCGTTTCAGGCATTGCCTTCGGGCAAGTCTAACCCCCGAAGCGCTCCGGTGAATAGCGACGAGACTCGTTTTCGCGCAGATTATTCGCCATCTCTGTAAACGGAGTTCCCCATGCTCTCCTTCGACCGCAGCATCGACACCCGCCTCAGCCCGGAGATCCTCTGGGAGCTTCTGGTCGAAGCCTTCGAAGACCCCGCCCACAGCCGCATCTGGCCTGTCGACCTCGACGAGGTCTCCCCCATCACGCTGCGGCCCGGCGCCACCCTGGAAGCCACCTACAAACTCGGCCCCCTGCACACCCACCAGCGCTATGTGATAGGCGAGGTGGTCGAGGGACAGAGCTTGAGCTACAGCGCGCTGGGCTCCCATCCCTTAAAGGGAGGCGCCACCGTCAGCGTGCTGGAAAGCCTGCAGGGAAGCCAACTTCGCTGGGTGGGGCGCTACACCCCGCGGCTGCACCCGCTGGCCCCGGGCGCGCTGCTCTTCGTCAAACTCTATTTTCTCAACGCCTTCTTCTCGAGCCTGGAGCATAAGATCCGCATTCAGGAAGCCATGCTCGACGAGGCACCTCGCGCCCATCGGGGCTGACACACACCGCGGCGCGATGCTTGCCCACGCCCGCCCTCCGGCAGTAGGCTCGCCACATGAGACGTACGCCCACCACCCCCACAGAACTCCTCTCCCGCGCCCGCGGCCTGGCCGGTCTCACCCTGGCCGAGCTGGCCGGTGAGCTCAGCGTGTCGGTCCCCGCCAACCTGCGCCGCGATAAGGGCTGGGTGGGCCGACTTCTCGAAGACGCCCTGGGCGCCGACGCCTCTACCGCTCAGGCCCCCGACTTCGCCGAGTTGGGCATCGAGCTCAAAACCCTCCCTGTCGACGCCACCGGCAAACCTCGCGAGTCCACCTTTGTGACCTGCGTGGAGCTCGCCCACCCCGACGAGATCCGCTGGGAGACAAGCCACGTGCGCCAGAAACTCGCCCGCGTGCTCTTTATCCCCGTGCTCAGTGAGACGTCGATGAGCCCTGGCGAGCGCCTCGTAGGTCAACCTCTGCTCTGGCAACCCACACCGGCCGAAGAAGCCCTGCTTCAAGCCGACTGGGAGGGGCATATGCGCACGATTCGCCAGGGCTACGCCCACGCCATCACCGCCCGCGATGGCCGGGTCTTGCAGATCCGCCCCAAAGGCGCCCGCGCCTCCAGCCGCGTCTGGGGGCTGGGCCCCAGCGGCGATCTTGAGCTCATCCAACCCCGCGCCTACTACCTGCGCGCCGGGTTTACCGCTCAGATCATCGCCCGCAGCTTCGCGCTGAGCACCTGAGCCCAACCCGAAATCCTCTCAGCGCGTCGCCTCTTTGAGTCCTGCCACCCGATGCACCAGCTCGCGCAGCTCCCGCGGACCGAAAGGCTTGAGTAGCAGACGATCGGGGCGCTCATCCACAAAACGCTGCGCCTCATCGGTGTAAATGCCGCCGCTGATAAACCCCATCCGCTCGGCCTGCTCCGGATAACGGCGCGCGATCTCGGCAAAGAGCTCCATCCCGCTCATCTGCGGCATCATCAAATCGCTGATGATCGCATCGTAACGCTCCCCGTCGAGCAACCGCTCCAGCGCCTCCTCGGCGCTGGTGGCCAGGAACACATTAAAATCCTGTTTGAGCAGGCGCGCCACCACCTCCACGATCGCCAGCTCATCGTCGATCACCAGCACCGAAGGCCGCCGCGTGGTCGCAGGCGCAGCCTGCTCAGCCTGACTCACCAGGTTCGCCGGAAAGACCATTCGCACCCGGGTCCCCGCCCCTTCTTCGCTCTCAAGCGTTAACGCCCCGCCCATCGCCTCCACAATGGCGTGGCTGGAGTAAAGCCCAAGTCCGCTGCCCTCGCCGACCTCCCGTGTCGTGAAAAAGGGGTCCATCGCGCGCCTGCAGACATCTTCACTCATGCCCTGGCCGCGGTCCTGCACCTCGACATGCGCCCGGGCAGCTTCGGCCTCAAAACCGACCTCCACATCGATCACCCATCGCTCCGAAGGCAGGCCCTCGACCGCCTTCGCGCTGTTGATGAGCACGTTGACCAGCGACTGCACAAGCCCACCTGCCGCCCCGGTGACCCAGATCGCCTCATCGGTCAGATGTCGCACCCGCACCTCCACCGGGAAGTCCTGGCGCACCACGCGCACCGCAGTCTCTACCATCGCCCGAAGATCCACGGCGCCGGGCTCCCCCTCCCCCGAAGACGCCACCCCGCGCAACCTCTCGACGATCGAGCCGATACGCTGCGCGCCCTCCCGCGCCGCGCCCAGCATCTCCTGCACCACCTCCGCATCGGCCATTTTCCCGACCGGACGAAGCAGCACATCGAGGTTGCTCGTAATGACCGTGAGCGGATTGTTGATCTCATGGGCCAACCCGCTGGAGAGCGTCCCCAGTGAAGCCAGGCGGTCGGCCATCGCCAGTCGCTCTTCCATCAGCTGACGCTCGGTCATGTCCGAGATCACCCCAAACCAGCGAATCCGCCCTTCTACGCGCTCGGCCGCCGTGGCGTGACCCGACATCCAGCGCACCCTCCCCTCATCATCGATCATCCGAAACTGCCCCCGCCATACATCGCCCGGCTGGGCCACCTCACCGTCCTGAACTTTCGCCAGGTCCTCGGGGACGATCCGGCCCAACGCATCCTCTCCCCGCACACCCGGCTCCCGCAGCGCCTGAAATCCCGGCAACATCCCGACGTTGAGGTAGGGCAGACGAAAGTTACCCTCCACATCTTCCTCAAGTTGAAAGAGAATCGCCGGCATATGCTCATTGATCTGCGCCAGCACCTGATCGCGCTCGCTGATCTGCTCCGCCAGACTGCGCACGTCGGTCACGTCGGTAGCCAGCCCCACCACATAACGCCGCCCATCGGTCCCCTGAATCCGCAGCCGGGTGACCTGAAACCAGCGCGAGGCCCCATCGGCGCGCACCCACTCCTCCTCACGCGCCAGCGGTCGCCCGCTCTTGAACACCTGCTCAAAGCCCTGCTGCTGATAATGATGATCCCCCGGCCCGATCACCACCTCGGTCACCCCCGTGCCAATCAACTCGCGCTCCGGACGCCCGATAAACTCACACACATAGCGGTTGCAGAACACCAGCTGCGCGCTGGCGTCGCGAATAAAGACCGCATGCGGCAGCACATCGATGGTTTTACGCACAAGCTCCAGCGCATGATCGATCTCGGTGCGCACCCCCAGCCTTTTTGCGAGCGCACGCAAGCGCAGCTTTAAACGCTCGGTGGCCCCATGGGGCCGCCAGGAGAAGACATCGTCGGCGCCGGCCTCATAGACCGGGCGCCAGAAGTGCTCCTCCAACACCTCGTGACTCGCACCATACAGCCAGATCCGCGTGGGAAGTCCGCTCAGCGCCACGCGCAGCCGCTGCACCCCATCGGCAGCAAGCTCCACGTCATCGGTGCGCACAAGAATCACGTCGGGCACACGCTCCGCGGCGATCTCCCTCAATAACCCATCCACGCTCTCAAAGGTGCGGTGGCGCAGCCAGTGCTCCTCCCCCTCGCCGACGTTGCTCTCCACGACCCGAAACTGCAAAAAGAGCTCGGCCACGTTGAGAAAAAAGTTGGGCTGGGTCAGCGCAAAACTCTTCGAGCTCAGCGGGCGTCGCTTCCACTCACGCCGATTCGGGGAACTCATAGCGATGTCTCAAAGCTCGGGAACAGTCATGGGCAAGGGCAGCTCACGGCGTCA
Proteins encoded:
- a CDS encoding hybrid sensor histidine kinase/response regulator, which gives rise to MGHKEADAYARGRGRLEALRRYEILDTEAEEAFDRLVRLAAQICGAPSSTITLVDEERQWFKARLRVDLAETGLDESFCKFAICGTEVMEVPDARSDERFADYPNVVGEPKIRFYAGAPLVTPEGHRLGTICVFDTESRAELSAKQRRALSDLAGVVVDELELRRARRELMEKVDREQGLKEALLERQERLDLALEASNLGLWEWVPGGETLWINERGAEQLGVVPGELSVAAFIGRFVESSRGELDRIFGALLEDQRCARLGILQVDRGDEASCDLRWVVVYAARGSESSRDHVIGTLQDITEARNGQLEMEKLERLAAVGTMAAGVGHEINNPLAYILASMEFVQGMLGPLCESGAAQVSLARTDVAEALSAINDAHEGALRMRDIVRELRILARDPKRDQPAEPVAIDESLNLALRMARIHLRGMGRMELERASSRQVLATRSGLTQVLLNLLLNAVHAVTQKDDEQRGRVVVRTLDREDQVIIEIEDNGVGIARENLPRVFDPFFTTKGPDEGTGLGLSTSVRLVEQFGGRLELSSEEGEGTLVRLTLPAVALASTSGANKASSETALHRVLVVDDEVRLGKMFVRLLRDQAEVVSVEGVEKAWEALDSGDFDVIFCDLHLPLVSGATFYRELSRERPELARRVVFMTGGLYSDEARELVASSDNVVLYKPFDLAALRKALASALARAKD
- the mutH gene encoding DNA mismatch repair endonuclease MutH, giving the protein MRRTPTTPTELLSRARGLAGLTLAELAGELSVSVPANLRRDKGWVGRLLEDALGADASTAQAPDFAELGIELKTLPVDATGKPRESTFVTCVELAHPDEIRWETSHVRQKLARVLFIPVLSETSMSPGERLVGQPLLWQPTPAEEALLQADWEGHMRTIRQGYAHAITARDGRVLQIRPKGARASSRVWGLGPSGDLELIQPRAYYLRAGFTAQIIARSFALST
- a CDS encoding SRPBCC family protein translates to MLSFDRSIDTRLSPEILWELLVEAFEDPAHSRIWPVDLDEVSPITLRPGATLEATYKLGPLHTHQRYVIGEVVEGQSLSYSALGSHPLKGGATVSVLESLQGSQLRWVGRYTPRLHPLAPGALLFVKLYFLNAFFSSLEHKIRIQEAMLDEAPRAHRG
- a CDS encoding PAS domain S-box protein, with protein sequence MSSPNRREWKRRPLSSKSFALTQPNFFLNVAELFLQFRVVESNVGEGEEHWLRHRTFESVDGLLREIAAERVPDVILVRTDDVELAADGVQRLRVALSGLPTRIWLYGASHEVLEEHFWRPVYEAGADDVFSWRPHGATERLKLRLRALAKRLGVRTEIDHALELVRKTIDVLPHAVFIRDASAQLVFCNRYVCEFIGRPERELIGTGVTEVVIGPGDHHYQQQGFEQVFKSGRPLAREEEWVRADGASRWFQVTRLRIQGTDGRRYVVGLATDVTDVRSLAEQISERDQVLAQINEHMPAILFQLEEDVEGNFRLPYLNVGMLPGFQALREPGVRGEDALGRIVPEDLAKVQDGEVAQPGDVWRGQFRMIDDEGRVRWMSGHATAAERVEGRIRWFGVISDMTERQLMEERLAMADRLASLGTLSSGLAHEINNPLTVITSNLDVLLRPVGKMADAEVVQEMLGAAREGAQRIGSIVERLRGVASSGEGEPGAVDLRAMVETAVRVVRQDFPVEVRVRHLTDEAIWVTGAAGGLVQSLVNVLINSAKAVEGLPSERWVIDVEVGFEAEAARAHVEVQDRGQGMSEDVCRRAMDPFFTTREVGEGSGLGLYSSHAIVEAMGGALTLESEEGAGTRVRMVFPANLVSQAEQAAPATTRRPSVLVIDDELAIVEVVARLLKQDFNVFLATSAEEALERLLDGERYDAIISDLMMPQMSGMELFAEIARRYPEQAERMGFISGGIYTDEAQRFVDERPDRLLLKPFGPRELRELVHRVAGLKEATR